In Pseudoalteromonas marina, a genomic segment contains:
- a CDS encoding glycoside-pentoside-hexuronide (GPH):cation symporter — protein sequence MVSVKEKIAYGLGDTASNIIFQTVMMFLMLYYTDVVGLSPAVVGTMFLAVRIFDAVTDPLMGNLADKTQTRWGHFRPYLLWLALPFAIISILAFTTPDLEGTDKIIYAFSTYTLLMVAYTAINIPYCALGGVLTADAKERVTIQSYRFVFGMLGGVIVAGCTMPMVEYFGQGDNAKGYQLTMTAMSILGLVLFLLCFLGTKERIQQPKEQNIPFAKSIQALVKNDQWRTLCIAAFFLLTGQVLRLTLAVYYVKYYLGREDLITLFMTLGVVASMIGCAVAQPLAARFCKIKAYISLQLIAATICGFSYFIGSEQLVLAFAAFILWKFFLDMATPLLWAKMADTIDYGHEVTGLRITGLVYSGVIFFIKMGVAVGGAIAGWLLSFYSYQADVTQTMSTQQGILLSFTVLPALGSLFVAYTMKKYTLTNQVVENIQSKLTTVNNTKV from the coding sequence ATGGTTAGTGTAAAAGAAAAAATAGCCTACGGATTAGGCGACACCGCCAGCAATATTATTTTCCAAACGGTAATGATGTTCCTAATGCTTTACTATACCGACGTGGTGGGCTTATCCCCCGCTGTTGTTGGTACTATGTTTTTAGCTGTTCGCATTTTTGACGCCGTAACCGACCCCCTAATGGGCAACCTAGCTGACAAAACACAAACTAGATGGGGGCATTTTCGCCCTTACCTACTATGGCTTGCGCTCCCTTTTGCCATTATTAGTATTTTAGCGTTTACTACACCCGACTTAGAAGGCACTGACAAAATAATCTATGCCTTTAGCACCTATACCTTACTGATGGTTGCTTACACTGCTATTAATATACCTTATTGCGCACTCGGTGGTGTGTTAACCGCAGACGCAAAAGAACGCGTTACTATTCAATCGTACCGTTTTGTATTTGGGATGCTTGGTGGTGTTATTGTTGCTGGATGCACCATGCCAATGGTTGAATACTTTGGCCAGGGCGATAACGCTAAAGGTTACCAGCTAACCATGACCGCCATGAGTATTTTAGGCCTTGTGCTGTTTTTACTCTGCTTTTTAGGCACTAAAGAACGTATTCAACAACCCAAGGAACAAAACATCCCTTTTGCTAAAAGTATTCAAGCCCTAGTAAAAAACGATCAATGGCGTACCTTGTGTATTGCTGCATTTTTCTTGCTGACTGGCCAAGTGCTTAGGCTAACTCTGGCGGTTTATTACGTCAAATACTACCTCGGTCGGGAAGATTTAATTACTCTATTTATGACCCTAGGTGTAGTTGCTAGTATGATAGGTTGCGCCGTTGCACAGCCTCTAGCTGCGCGTTTTTGCAAAATAAAAGCTTACATTAGCTTACAACTTATCGCTGCAACTATTTGTGGGTTTAGCTACTTTATTGGCAGTGAACAACTGGTTCTCGCGTTTGCTGCTTTTATTCTATGGAAATTCTTTTTAGATATGGCGACCCCACTCCTATGGGCAAAAATGGCTGACACCATAGATTATGGTCACGAAGTAACGGGATTACGGATTACGGGCTTAGTTTACTCCGGTGTTATATTTTTTATTAAGATGGGTGTTGCTGTTGGAGGTGCTATTGCAGGTTGGTTATTATCATTTTACAGTTATCAGGCTGATGTGACGCAAACAATGAGTACTCAGCAGGGAATTTTACTGTCGTTTACTGTACTACCCGCCCTAGGATCCCTTTTTGTAGCATATACAATGAAAAAATATACATTAACTAACCAGGTTGTTGAAAATATTCAATCAAAGCTAACCACAGTCAACAACACTAAGGTATGA
- a CDS encoding LacI family DNA-binding transcriptional regulator produces the protein MATIYQVSELAGVSLATVSRVMNKNTKVSDKTTKKVLDAMQTLGYKPNSIAQSLASNCTNSVGILVSELHGPFFAQMMAGIESELRAAGKHVIITTGHSEEDKEKEGIDFLISRRCDAIILHVEAVTDEYLISLSRGTTPVYLMSRYVEELKEHCISLDNKLGGYLATKSVLEQGHTEIAYIAGPQFKADAVNRLAGHKQALEEANITFDPSLYFEGDFNETGGSSALEHLINSKLNFTALVCANDEMASGAMKYAREHGYHLPNDLSIVGFDNVIFANYLYPTLTTIDNPVAKMGEMAAKLVLKDVYQTKNIKINRFFEPTLMQRDSSAPLK, from the coding sequence ATGGCAACAATTTATCAAGTATCAGAGCTTGCAGGTGTATCGTTAGCTACCGTCTCTCGGGTAATGAACAAAAACACAAAAGTAAGTGATAAAACAACTAAAAAAGTACTCGATGCAATGCAAACATTGGGTTACAAACCTAACTCAATAGCCCAATCTTTAGCATCAAACTGCACTAACAGTGTAGGTATTCTAGTATCTGAATTACATGGTCCTTTCTTCGCCCAAATGATGGCGGGGATTGAGTCTGAGCTTAGAGCTGCCGGTAAACACGTTATTATTACAACCGGCCACAGTGAAGAAGATAAAGAAAAAGAAGGCATCGACTTTTTAATTAGCAGGCGCTGCGACGCCATAATTTTGCATGTTGAAGCAGTGACCGACGAATACCTGATATCGCTCAGTAGAGGCACAACGCCTGTTTATTTAATGAGCCGCTACGTTGAAGAACTCAAAGAGCACTGCATTAGCTTAGACAATAAACTAGGCGGTTATTTAGCAACTAAATCGGTGTTAGAACAAGGCCATACCGAAATTGCTTATATTGCAGGCCCTCAGTTTAAGGCCGATGCTGTAAACCGTTTAGCGGGTCATAAACAAGCCCTCGAAGAAGCCAATATAACGTTTGACCCATCGCTTTATTTTGAAGGTGATTTTAACGAAACCGGGGGAAGTTCAGCGCTTGAGCACCTCATTAATAGTAAGCTAAATTTTACCGCTCTTGTGTGCGCAAACGACGAGATGGCCTCAGGTGCGATGAAATATGCCCGAGAGCACGGCTATCACCTACCCAACGATTTATCTATAGTCGGATTTGATAACGTAATATTTGCAAACTACCTCTACCCAACACTAACAACGATTGATAATCCGGTAGCTAAAATGGGTGAAATGGCCGCAAAACTTGTTCTTAAAGACGTATACCAAACAAAAAATATTAAAATAAATCGTTTTTTTGAACCCACACTAATGCAGCGTGACTCTTCAGCGCCACTAAAATAA
- a CDS encoding DUF2987 domain-containing protein: MNKYMTGYFYASLLFLLSLSAFNANAREFVMSYDGFYDRLKVVNKGDFQYARVNFYISDIATNEACAIKNGTILTENNEYPLNFTDSAQLLLPFDKQLDSDKAVIVIEPQNPEHDCQLKLQIEANEFDDLAFSKHALYTINEELDELLTDLSGFFVSKLMWFLLPEQKGVAVTFKNPININDDNVTCEESICYFDVDDNWEEDSQSFGEISNVLKVTPWIAK, translated from the coding sequence ATGAATAAATATATGACAGGTTACTTTTACGCGAGTTTACTTTTTTTGTTGAGCTTAAGTGCATTTAACGCCAACGCCAGAGAGTTTGTAATGTCGTACGATGGTTTTTATGATCGTTTAAAAGTAGTTAATAAAGGGGATTTTCAATATGCCCGTGTCAACTTTTACATAAGCGACATTGCTACTAATGAGGCATGCGCAATAAAAAACGGAACCATTTTAACAGAGAATAACGAGTATCCGCTTAACTTCACAGATAGCGCACAGCTGTTGTTGCCTTTTGATAAGCAACTTGATTCAGATAAAGCTGTTATTGTTATCGAGCCACAAAACCCTGAGCATGACTGCCAGTTAAAGCTACAAATAGAAGCTAACGAATTTGACGATTTAGCTTTCTCAAAACATGCGTTGTATACCATTAACGAGGAGCTAGACGAATTACTAACTGATTTGTCAGGCTTTTTTGTTAGTAAGCTAATGTGGTTTTTATTACCTGAGCAAAAAGGTGTGGCGGTTACCTTTAAAAACCCAATAAACATTAATGATGATAACGTAACCTGCGAGGAATCGATTTGTTATTTTGATGTTGACGATAATTGGGAAGAGGATAGCCAATCGTTCGGTGAAATTAGTAATGTTTTAAAAGTAACTCCCTGGATTGCAAAGTAA
- a CDS encoding glucosaminidase domain-containing protein, which translates to MLKIIFQFLLSILFIWALAYPFIQSDETDSADQTTTEQPKKVKKKEKPLHNVTLPKFSEFTDVKEKKRAFFDFIRPHVEAENKKILQQRAKLEIARMMLENNLSLEEKQNKDIVKILKQYGLPETVNTLVLTQALRRVDIIPKEMALMQAANESAWGTSRFAQIGLNFFGQWCYSKGCGMVPKRRNTGAAHEVAAFKSVRAAVSSYFRNINTHSAYKELRGIRENLRREKKPVLATKLTHGLMSYSERGEAYIEELNTMIRQNRAYFDE; encoded by the coding sequence ATGCTTAAGATTATCTTTCAGTTTTTGTTATCCATCCTTTTTATATGGGCACTTGCGTACCCGTTTATACAAAGTGATGAAACCGATAGCGCAGATCAAACCACCACTGAACAACCTAAAAAAGTGAAGAAAAAAGAAAAGCCGCTACATAATGTAACGTTGCCTAAATTTTCTGAATTTACGGATGTAAAAGAGAAAAAACGCGCATTTTTTGATTTTATCCGTCCCCATGTTGAGGCTGAAAATAAAAAAATATTACAACAACGTGCCAAGTTAGAAATAGCCCGCATGATGCTTGAAAACAACCTATCGCTTGAAGAAAAACAAAACAAAGATATTGTTAAAATTCTTAAACAATATGGTTTACCTGAAACGGTTAACACACTTGTGCTAACTCAGGCTTTACGCCGTGTTGATATTATTCCTAAAGAAATGGCGCTAATGCAAGCTGCTAATGAGTCGGCTTGGGGCACCTCGCGATTTGCTCAAATTGGCCTGAATTTTTTTGGTCAGTGGTGTTACTCAAAAGGCTGCGGCATGGTGCCAAAACGCCGTAACACTGGAGCAGCGCATGAAGTCGCTGCATTTAAATCGGTTCGTGCTGCGGTAAGCTCTTATTTTAGAAATATAAATACTCATAGCGCTTACAAAGAGTTACGGGGCATACGTGAAAACCTGCGCCGTGAAAAAAAGCCAGTATTAGCAACCAAACTAACTCATGGTTTGATGTCTTACTCTGAGCGAGGCGAGGCCTACATTGAGGAGTTAAATACGATGATTAGACAAAACAGAGCTTATTTTGATGAATAA
- a CDS encoding anti-phage deoxyguanosine triphosphatase, whose translation MDKVWQSRIIEQYKHRPNDNRSPWQVDRSRIIHAAAFRRLQAKTQIMGIGLNDFYRTRLTHSLEVSQIGTGILRHLKTQHSDFNHFPSTGLLETLCLAHDIGHPPFGHGGEIALNYMMRDHGGFEGNAQTLRIVAKLEPYSNGYGMNLTRRTLLGFIKYPAFINELWHTIPDTRNSRAFIKADDWRPAKGLYQDDAHIFDWIVEPLSQNDRTLLNTHATIDKHRAKTLYKSLDSAIMEHADDIAYAVHDLEDAIATRVLTLDDWQTHALPHLQALNFEWLNTLLETLTSRLFSKNDFERKDAIGELVNTFIIHIHLDIQNEAFECPILKYTAKLHPEYENVLHILKHFVFQRLIRDPEMQQIEFKGQNLLIELFTAFASDPLRLLPETTQAQYIEAQKHNQGMRIICDYLSGMSDEYAYKTYQRLFLPAQ comes from the coding sequence ATGGACAAAGTTTGGCAAAGTAGAATAATAGAGCAATATAAACACAGACCTAACGACAACCGATCTCCCTGGCAGGTTGACCGCTCAAGAATTATTCATGCCGCTGCATTTAGACGCTTACAAGCTAAAACACAAATTATGGGGATTGGCCTAAACGACTTTTATCGTACCCGCCTTACTCATTCGTTAGAGGTGTCACAAATTGGCACTGGTATTTTAAGGCACTTAAAGACACAACATAGTGATTTTAACCATTTTCCATCAACCGGTTTACTCGAAACACTCTGTTTGGCTCACGATATTGGCCACCCACCATTTGGCCACGGAGGTGAAATTGCCCTTAACTATATGATGCGAGACCATGGTGGTTTTGAAGGAAACGCTCAAACTTTACGAATAGTTGCTAAGCTAGAGCCCTACAGTAATGGTTATGGTATGAACCTTACACGTCGCACATTACTCGGGTTTATTAAATACCCAGCATTTATAAACGAGTTGTGGCACACAATACCCGATACGCGTAACTCACGTGCTTTTATCAAAGCCGATGATTGGCGCCCTGCAAAAGGGTTATACCAAGACGACGCACACATATTTGACTGGATTGTTGAACCATTAAGCCAAAATGACAGAACCTTATTAAATACCCACGCAACAATAGATAAACACCGTGCTAAAACACTTTATAAATCCCTAGACAGCGCCATAATGGAACATGCCGACGATATAGCATACGCCGTGCACGATTTAGAAGACGCAATTGCAACCCGTGTTTTAACATTAGATGACTGGCAAACGCACGCACTTCCCCACTTGCAAGCGCTTAATTTTGAGTGGCTGAATACCTTGCTTGAAACGTTAACATCTCGACTATTTTCAAAAAATGATTTTGAACGAAAAGACGCCATAGGTGAGCTGGTAAACACCTTCATTATTCACATTCATTTAGACATACAAAACGAAGCATTTGAATGCCCTATTTTAAAATACACTGCTAAGTTGCACCCAGAGTATGAAAACGTACTACATATACTCAAGCACTTTGTATTTCAACGCTTAATTCGCGACCCTGAAATGCAACAGATTGAGTTTAAAGGGCAAAACCTACTTATTGAATTGTTTACAGCGTTTGCAAGCGATCCGCTTCGTTTGTTACCCGAAACAACGCAAGCGCAATATATTGAGGCTCAAAAACATAACCAAGGCATGCGCATTATTTGTGACTATTTAAGTGGTATGAGTGATGAATACGCATATAAAACTTATCAGCGGTTATTTTTGCCTGCGCAGTAG
- a CDS encoding prolyl oligopeptidase family serine peptidase yields the protein MLLKRTLACAVLLALSGCSEPTNTSDQKEVKSSMNQVNSVVYPETKKGDVVDTYFGENVADPYRWLEDDMSAETADWVKAQNTATFSYLEQIPYRNKLKERLEKLMNYEKIGAPFEEGGYTYFYKNDGLQNQYVLYRSKGDKAPEVFLDPNKFSDDGTTSMSGLSFSKDGSLLAYQVSEGGSDWREIIVIDTHTKEQVEQALVDVKFSGIDWLGNEGFYYSSYDKPKGSELSAKTDQHKVYYHALGTSQDDDRVVFGDSEAQKHRYVGADVTDDGKYLLISASVSTSGNKLFIKDLSKENSDFVTVVGNSDSDTSVIDNDGEKLYLVTNLNAPNKKVVTVNANNPAPENWVDFISETDNVLSLSKGGDTFFANYMVDAISHVKQYNKQGELIREINLPGVGSARGFRGKKDQSTLYYSFTNYKTPGTTFSFDVSSGESKVYRESAIDFNSNDYTSEQVFYTSKDGTKVPMIITYKTGIKLDGSNPTILYGYGGFNASLTPSFSPINALWLEQGGVYAVANIRGGGEYGKDWHNAGTKMQKQNVFDDFIAAAEYLKDKKYTSKKRLALRGGSNGGLLVGAVMTQRPDLFQVALPAVGVLDMLRYHTFTAGAGWAYDYGTSEQSKEMFEYIKAYSPLHNVKAGVEYPATMVTTGDHDDRVVPSHSFKFAAELQAKQAGNNPTLIRIETNAGHGAGTPTSKVIDLYADMFGFTLYNMGVKEL from the coding sequence ATGTTACTCAAACGTACTCTTGCATGTGCTGTATTATTGGCACTCAGTGGCTGTTCAGAGCCAACCAATACATCAGATCAAAAAGAAGTAAAATCATCTATGAATCAAGTTAACTCAGTCGTGTATCCCGAAACCAAAAAAGGTGATGTAGTTGATACCTATTTTGGAGAAAACGTGGCCGATCCTTATCGTTGGTTAGAAGACGATATGAGTGCAGAGACTGCTGATTGGGTAAAAGCGCAAAATACGGCTACTTTTTCATACTTAGAACAAATCCCTTACAGAAACAAGCTCAAAGAGCGCCTTGAAAAGCTGATGAATTACGAAAAAATAGGTGCGCCATTTGAAGAGGGCGGCTACACCTACTTTTACAAAAACGATGGCTTACAAAATCAATATGTTTTATACCGCAGCAAAGGCGATAAAGCGCCAGAGGTATTTTTAGATCCTAATAAATTTAGCGACGACGGTACAACGTCTATGTCGGGTTTATCTTTTTCTAAAGATGGTAGTTTATTAGCGTATCAAGTTTCTGAAGGGGGCAGTGATTGGCGTGAAATTATTGTTATTGATACACACACTAAAGAGCAAGTAGAGCAAGCTTTAGTTGATGTGAAATTTAGTGGTATTGATTGGTTAGGTAACGAAGGATTTTATTACTCAAGCTACGATAAACCAAAAGGCAGTGAACTATCGGCTAAAACAGATCAACATAAAGTGTATTATCATGCTTTGGGTACATCGCAGGATGACGATCGTGTTGTATTTGGCGACAGCGAGGCGCAAAAGCATCGTTACGTTGGCGCCGATGTAACAGATGATGGCAAGTACTTGCTAATTTCTGCCAGCGTTTCAACGTCTGGAAACAAACTGTTTATAAAAGATTTAAGTAAAGAAAATAGTGATTTTGTTACTGTTGTTGGTAACTCAGATTCAGATACTTCTGTAATTGATAACGACGGCGAAAAGCTTTACTTAGTTACAAATTTAAACGCACCCAATAAAAAAGTGGTCACGGTAAATGCAAATAACCCAGCGCCTGAAAATTGGGTCGACTTTATATCAGAAACCGATAACGTTCTTAGCCTAAGTAAAGGCGGAGATACTTTTTTTGCTAATTACATGGTTGATGCCATTTCGCATGTTAAACAATATAATAAGCAAGGTGAGTTAATACGTGAAATTAATTTACCAGGCGTAGGGAGTGCACGTGGTTTTCGTGGTAAAAAAGATCAATCAACGCTTTATTACTCGTTTACCAACTATAAAACTCCTGGGACTACTTTTTCGTTTGATGTAAGCTCAGGCGAGTCAAAGGTTTATCGTGAATCGGCAATCGATTTCAACAGTAATGATTACACCTCTGAGCAAGTTTTTTATACCTCTAAAGACGGTACAAAAGTGCCGATGATCATTACTTATAAAACGGGTATAAAATTAGACGGTTCAAACCCAACCATTTTATACGGTTACGGTGGTTTTAACGCAAGTTTAACACCAAGTTTTAGCCCTATTAATGCGCTTTGGCTTGAGCAAGGTGGGGTGTATGCCGTTGCTAATATTCGTGGTGGTGGTGAATACGGTAAAGACTGGCATAACGCTGGTACAAAAATGCAAAAACAAAACGTGTTTGACGACTTTATTGCCGCTGCAGAGTACTTAAAAGATAAAAAGTACACCTCTAAAAAGCGTTTAGCACTGCGCGGTGGTTCAAATGGTGGTTTATTAGTAGGTGCTGTGATGACGCAGCGACCTGACTTATTTCAAGTTGCATTACCAGCGGTAGGCGTACTTGATATGCTGCGTTACCATACATTTACAGCGGGCGCTGGTTGGGCATACGACTACGGTACTAGTGAGCAAAGTAAAGAAATGTTTGAATATATAAAAGCTTACTCGCCATTGCATAACGTTAAAGCGGGCGTTGAATATCCTGCCACTATGGTAACAACCGGTGATCACGATGATCGTGTGGTGCCATCTCATTCATTTAAATTTGCTGCTGAATTACAAGCTAAGCAGGCTGGAAATAACCCTACACTTATTCGTATTGAAACAAATGCGGGTCATGGTGCGGGCACACCAACCAGCAAGGTTATAGATTTATACGCAGATATGTTTGGTTTTACGCTATATAACATGGGTGTTAAAGAGCTATAA
- a CDS encoding DUF962 domain-containing protein, with product MEKQEPTFNSFKAFYPYYLKEHRNVTCRRLHFIGSLLVLMVIITALLSQKYALLWLLPVIGYGFAWVGHFFFEKNRPATFKHPFYSLWGDWVMFKDILTGKIKF from the coding sequence ATGGAAAAACAAGAACCCACTTTCAACAGTTTTAAAGCTTTTTACCCTTATTATTTAAAGGAGCATCGCAACGTAACCTGCAGGCGTTTGCATTTTATAGGTAGCCTATTAGTACTTATGGTCATTATTACCGCATTATTAAGTCAAAAATATGCGCTATTGTGGCTACTACCCGTTATTGGCTATGGCTTTGCGTGGGTTGGGCATTTCTTTTTTGAAAAAAACCGACCAGCTACGTTTAAACACCCATTTTATAGTTTGTGGGGAGACTGGGTTATGTTTAAAGATATACTAACCGGAAAAATAAAATTTTAA
- a CDS encoding branched-chain amino acid aminotransferase, translating to MAAFGTVFMPQMIQARFSDNQWSETSVVPCDKLEFHAGAHVLHYSSTCFEGLKAFRHEDGSVYIFRMDANIARMQQSSALLSLPSFDGEMLKTMIIDIVRQYADETPLPPGSMYIRPTHIGTEAAIGKAAAPSMSSLLYTLLSPVGDYFAGGATALRVLLEEDGMRCAPHMGMVKSGGNYASALGPISAARKQYQADQILFCPGGDVQETGAANFILIDGNEIITKALDSTFLHGVTRNSILTIAKDLGMTVSERNFTVTELLERAAKPGTEAALSGTAAVLTAVGTFIHNDKEYKVGTGEPGPTTARLRQALNDIQWGKSEDKHGWLTKVV from the coding sequence ATGGCCGCATTTGGTACTGTGTTTATGCCACAGATGATTCAAGCTCGTTTTTCAGATAATCAATGGAGCGAAACCTCAGTTGTTCCATGCGATAAGCTTGAGTTTCATGCTGGTGCACACGTTCTTCATTATTCAAGCACCTGTTTTGAGGGCTTAAAAGCATTTCGTCATGAAGATGGGTCTGTTTATATTTTTAGAATGGATGCAAACATAGCACGTATGCAGCAAAGCTCAGCACTTTTAAGCTTGCCAAGTTTTGATGGCGAAATGCTTAAAACGATGATTATTGATATTGTTCGCCAATATGCCGATGAAACCCCATTACCGCCTGGCTCTATGTATATTCGCCCAACACATATAGGCACAGAAGCGGCAATTGGTAAAGCGGCAGCCCCTTCAATGAGCTCATTGTTGTACACTTTACTTTCGCCAGTAGGTGATTATTTTGCTGGTGGTGCTACGGCATTACGTGTGTTACTTGAAGAAGACGGTATGCGCTGTGCACCTCATATGGGAATGGTTAAAAGCGGCGGTAACTACGCCAGTGCACTTGGCCCAATTAGCGCTGCACGTAAACAGTATCAAGCAGATCAAATATTATTTTGCCCAGGTGGTGATGTACAAGAAACGGGCGCTGCAAACTTTATTTTAATTGATGGCAACGAAATTATAACCAAAGCGCTCGACTCCACCTTTTTACACGGCGTAACGCGTAATAGTATTTTAACGATTGCTAAAGATTTAGGCATGACTGTGAGCGAACGTAATTTTACAGTGACTGAACTTTTAGAGCGTGCTGCAAAACCAGGCACAGAAGCTGCGCTTTCAGGTACTGCTGCGGTATTAACTGCAGTGGGAACGTTTATTCATAACGATAAAGAATATAAAGTAGGTACAGGAGAGCCTGGGCCAACTACTGCACGTCTGCGCCAAGCATTGAACGACATTCAATGGGGTAAAAGCGAAGACAAGCATGGATGGTTAACTAAAGTGGTATAG
- a CDS encoding fatty acid desaturase family protein — MKNINFDQLASDLDTIKMNTLAKVGQKDADYIRSVVRKQRLCEWSGRILLMLGFIQPLLWVAGVLLLALAKILDNMEIGHNVMHGQYDWMNDKQLNSQQYEWDIACDGQSWHRVHNFEHHTYTNIIGKDRDFGYGLLRLSDDFKWRFKNVWQFFTYINLSVLFQWGVSYHELAAERVFIGKKKENREGGVSHATLKQRFFSKGARQLIKDYVIFPLLAGPLFLWVLAGNLVANLLRNLWTSTIIFCGHFTEETETFKEQDCVNETQGQWYYRQVLGSSNIKGANWFHILTGHLSCQIEHHLFPDMPSSRYQEVAPQVQAVMQKHGIDYHTGGFFKQYGSVLKRIIRYSFK; from the coding sequence ATGAAAAACATAAACTTTGATCAGCTTGCAAGCGATTTAGATACTATAAAAATGAATACGCTTGCTAAAGTAGGGCAAAAAGATGCTGACTACATTCGCTCTGTCGTTCGAAAGCAAAGACTATGTGAGTGGAGTGGGCGAATACTATTAATGCTTGGATTTATTCAGCCTTTACTTTGGGTTGCCGGTGTTTTGTTACTGGCTTTGGCTAAAATTCTCGATAATATGGAAATTGGCCACAATGTTATGCATGGTCAATACGATTGGATGAACGACAAACAGCTTAACTCTCAGCAATACGAATGGGACATAGCCTGCGATGGCCAAAGCTGGCATCGGGTTCACAATTTTGAGCACCACACTTACACTAACATTATTGGTAAAGACCGTGATTTTGGCTACGGGTTGTTACGTTTGAGTGATGATTTTAAGTGGCGTTTTAAAAATGTGTGGCAGTTTTTTACTTACATAAATTTAAGTGTCTTGTTTCAGTGGGGTGTGTCATACCATGAGCTGGCAGCAGAGCGTGTTTTTATAGGTAAAAAGAAAGAAAATCGTGAAGGGGGTGTATCGCATGCCACTTTAAAGCAGCGTTTTTTTAGTAAAGGCGCTCGCCAGTTAATTAAAGATTATGTGATCTTCCCATTACTTGCAGGGCCACTGTTTTTATGGGTGTTAGCGGGTAATTTAGTGGCAAATTTGCTTCGTAACTTATGGACATCAACAATTATATTTTGTGGTCACTTTACCGAAGAAACCGAAACATTTAAAGAACAAGACTGCGTAAACGAAACCCAAGGCCAGTGGTATTATCGTCAAGTATTGGGCTCGTCTAATATTAAAGGGGCAAACTGGTTTCATATTTTAACGGGCCATTTGAGCTGCCAGATTGAGCACCACTTATTTCCTGATATGCCGTCGTCGCGATATCAAGAGGTGGCACCTCAGGTACAGGCAGTTATGCAAAAGCACGGGATTGATTACCACACTGGCGGATTTTTTAAACAATACGGCTCGGTGTTAAAGCGAATTATTAGATACTCATTTAAATAG
- a CDS encoding ferredoxin reductase, translating into MFTQALNQFSTWFLHHQTFAGYIEPIMQVFKPAWRAGQFRAQLMSSESLNGEFLSLQLKPSKQWPAHTAGQHVSLTIEMNGRLLTRVFTVASSVKYFNETGFIRLLIKTSEQGRFTGLLNNKAKAGTWCNISAATGEFVFKNTHTPATLIAGGSGITPMLAMLDDYLAQTTKAINLVYYAKSGEHQCVDKLRELATQFSHFSFLLLTREQSSDITSNIKHWENPDIYCCGPLGFMQTVQAFAQKHDLNYYQEAFGLALPKVNNEDQFTVKVNSQAHIVEGKDVLLSQFEVKKLPVKRGCGIGICHQCQCIKKSGIVRNLKTGEMSDNGEQLIQLCISQPVSDLELQL; encoded by the coding sequence ATGTTTACGCAGGCATTAAACCAATTTTCAACGTGGTTTTTACACCATCAAACGTTTGCAGGTTACATAGAGCCAATAATGCAAGTGTTTAAACCTGCTTGGCGTGCAGGGCAATTTAGAGCGCAACTAATGAGTTCAGAATCATTAAATGGTGAATTTTTGAGTTTGCAGCTAAAACCAAGCAAACAATGGCCCGCACATACCGCAGGGCAGCATGTTAGTTTGACCATTGAAATGAATGGACGATTATTAACGCGCGTTTTTACAGTTGCTTCAAGCGTTAAATATTTCAACGAAACGGGATTTATACGTTTGTTAATTAAAACAAGCGAACAAGGACGATTTACTGGTTTATTAAATAACAAAGCAAAAGCGGGAACATGGTGCAACATATCTGCTGCAACGGGTGAGTTTGTATTTAAAAATACACATACTCCTGCCACATTAATAGCTGGTGGATCTGGTATAACGCCGATGCTAGCAATGCTTGACGATTATTTAGCGCAAACAACTAAAGCAATAAATTTAGTGTATTACGCAAAATCGGGCGAACATCAATGTGTTGATAAGTTGCGTGAATTAGCCACACAATTTAGTCATTTTTCATTTTTATTATTAACTCGTGAGCAGTCGAGCGACATTACTAGCAATATTAAACATTGGGAGAATCCAGATATATATTGCTGTGGGCCGCTAGGGTTTATGCAAACGGTACAAGCGTTTGCTCAAAAACATGATCTTAATTATTACCAAGAGGCATTTGGTTTAGCGTTACCCAAAGTAAACAATGAAGATCAGTTTACTGTAAAGGTGAATAGCCAAGCTCATATAGTTGAAGGAAAAGATGTACTTCTTAGCCAGTTTGAAGTTAAAAAATTACCGGTAAAGCGTGGCTGCGGAATTGGTATTTGCCATCAGTGCCAATGTATTAAAAAGTCGGGAATAGTACGTAATTTAAAAACAGGTGAAATGTCAGACAACGGTGAGCAATTAATCCAACTTTGCATAAGCCAACCTGTGAGTGACTTGGAGTTACAATTATGA